In one window of Plasmodium berghei ANKA genome assembly, chromosome: 14 DNA:
- a CDS encoding ribosome-binding factor A, putative has translation MRLLEVERLVLNLTKRKDFFFSTFRKRTKNEKYDDLETKHLYWSINNLKKEYLNEDNDNFLKDIENFKIEEDISDIVGIKNSIPENSEINEQTEKYLLKQGGKNSIEEDQLKEINKIFNPSLKILTYKENDYSKNLDNLMLQKALHNNMKINKVEEINEPYKNGSSFAESRNNDNVKNPKYDNNYMSKKLGKLKRREDCGNDNEINDDFHFNRCDNNVLGKNEKAENSDISKVEEENYNFEIENNKKDNYIFDYESLKGKSLYQDLTHDEYEYVNKLYLKKCDVDRKIRWFKMSNILNPVKEAKSIINSLKLSKDEEKEAKKQQKEGYLNGIGQENEFLFKENIKPYYEDDGMFGHKIQKICEQNKYDEIVSRIRMKIRKEKLENSKIIKEKIPNVARHILDPIKYHVNRRKIRVEKLLHTHLEQLLNCNNSYFKFYLLKGLHISIHHLEMKSNRSLCKIVYSLLNKDVTHEMIQEKLDKVAFILRKLLARKLQLGYTPPLKFVPLKDQQEKNIKNIQYYKLYAKYNYPQYITNNMEMNKKMIDFYNQDISGF, from the coding sequence ATGAGACTTTTGGAAGTCGAAAGGTTAGTTTTAAATCTtacaaaaagaaaagattttttttttagcaCATTTCGaaaaagaacaaaaaatgaaaaatatgatgatTTGGAAACTAAACATTTGTATTGGTCgattaataatttgaaaaaggaatatttaaacgaggataatgataattttttaaaagatatagaaaattttaaaattgaaGAAGATATTTCTGATATTGTAGGAATAAAAAACAGTATACCTGAAAATAGCGAAATAAATGAACAAactgaaaaatatttacttAAACAAGGCGGCAAAAATTCAATTGAAGAAGAtcaattaaaagaaattaataaaatattcaatccatcattaaaaattttgacatataaagaaaatgattaTTCAAAGAACCTAGACAATTTGATGTTACAAAAAGCGTtgcataataatatgaagaTTAATAAAgttgaagaaataaatgagCCATACAAAAATGGGTCTTCGTTTGCCGAGTCGAGGAATAACgataatgtaaaaaatcCCAAATATGATAACAACTATATGAGCAAAAAATTgggaaaattaaaaaggaGAGAAGATTGTGGAAATGATAACgaaataaatgatgatTTTCACTTTAATAGATGTGATAATAATGTGTTgggaaaaaatgaaaaagcaGAGAACTCAGATATTTCCAAAGTTGAGGAAGAAAactataattttgaaattgaaaataataaaaaagataattatatttttgattatGAAAGTTTAAAAGGGAAAAGTTTGTATCAAGATTTAACACATGATGAATATGAATATGTGAATAAGTTGTatcttaaaaaatgtgatgTAGATAGAAAAATAAGGTGGTTCAAAATGAGCAATATACTTAATCCTGTTAAAGAGGCAAAATCAATCATAAATTCTTTAAAACTAAGTAAagatgaagaaaaagaagCAAAAAAACAACAAAAAGAAGGATATTTAAATGGAATAGGCcaagaaaatgaatttctttttaaagaaaatattaaaccATATTATGAAGATGATGGGATGTTTGGCcataaaattcaaaaaatatgcgAACAAAATAAGTATGATGAAATTGTCTCACGAATACGTATGAAAataagaaaagaaaaattagaaaattcaaaaattattaaagaaaaaataccAAACGTAGCTCGTCATATATTAGACCCAATAAAATATCATGTTAACAGACGAAAAATCAGAGTAGAAAAACTTTTACATACTCATTTAGaacaattattaaattgtaataattcatattttaaattttatttgttaaaagGGTTACACATTTCTATACATCATCTTGAAATGAAATCAAATAGATCCCTTTGTAAAATCGtttattcattattaaaCAAAGATGTTACTCATGAAATGATACAAGAAAAATTAGATAAAGttgcttttattttaagaaaattattagcTCGGAAGCTTCAACTAGGTTATACACCTCCTCTTAAGTTTGTTCCTTTAAAGGATCaacaagaaaaaaatattaaaaatatacaatattataaattatatgcaaAATATAACTATCCTCAGtatataacaaataatatggaaatgaataaaaaaatgatcgACTTTTATAACCAAGATATATCAGGTTTTTAA